GAGGATCAGGACAGACTTTGGGGACATCGTGGGGACCTTGGGGACATCATGGGGATTTGGGGGATGTCACGGGGACCTCAGGGACATGGCGGGGACACCCCAGCCCCCACCTCGCCACCACtttggggctgcagagcccGCACCGGGCCCCCCGACCCCGCAGCGGGATTCGGGGGCTGGGCCACCTGGGGTGGCcgtccccggtgtccccagcgTCCCCGTTGTCCCCAGATCGTGGTGACGGTGTGGAAGAGGGACACGGAGCCGGCCGAGCTGCAGGAGGGCGGCGGCtacctggggctgctgcagagccgcGCGCCCGCACACGTCTTCCGCCAGGAGCAGGGCGCCTTCAAGGCACAGGGTAAggtcccctcctgtcccctcctgtcccccgAGGTCCCCCGGGGTCCCCCGGGTGTCCCCTCACCGCGTGTCCCCGCAGTGAGCACCCTGCTGACCGTGCTGCCGCCGCCCGTGGTGCGCTGCCGCCAGCTGACCGTGTCCGGCAAGTACCTGACGGTGCTGAAAGGTGAGGGGACATCGCGGGGACACGATGGGGACACcacggggatggggggggagcTGTGAGGACGttatggggacagggggacactATGGGGACATTATGGGGACAGAAAAACGCCGTGGGGATGGGGCATCAACGTTATGGGGACGGTGTTGAAAGGTGAGGGGACGTTAAGGGGACATTGTGGGGACATT
This sequence is a window from Oxyura jamaicensis isolate SHBP4307 breed ruddy duck unplaced genomic scaffold, BPBGC_Ojam_1.0 oxyUn_random_OJ62178, whole genome shotgun sequence. Protein-coding genes within it:
- the MAP11 gene encoding microtubule-associated protein 11; its protein translation is MSRGPQGHGGDTPAPTSPPLWGCRARTGPPDPAAGFGGWATWGGRPRCPQRPRCPQIVVTVWKRDTEPAELQEGGGYLGLLQSRAPAHVFRQEQGAFKAQVSTLLTVLPPPVVRCRQLTVSGKYLTVLKVLNGCSQEEISLRDVRILPNFNASYLPVMPDGSVLLVDDVW